From Carettochelys insculpta isolate YL-2023 chromosome 22, ASM3395843v1, whole genome shotgun sequence, one genomic window encodes:
- the NCCRP1 gene encoding F-box only protein 50: MAAQQLRAQTEPPSPRAQEPNWQQEFERAWELGRRGVPLPQDPDWKALFQRKPFERNLLQSPNPEGVNISEPAPRLPPRSPQGQLESLGNFSGWTISTEEVPPQADKKPGSKAQRFRWCIKEQQVDLLAEGLWEELLDSYQPNITVMDWYEDSQLAEVVYQLHVKLLAADGQTALGEFHHQGPEAAAVPEKKNWWHVSHVFHGYGPGVRYVHFQHRTLDAETPGGFRCTRATDSSVSVQLRD, from the exons ATGGCAGCCCAACAGCTGCGGGCCCAAacggagcccccctcccccagggcgcAAGAGCCCAACTGGCAGCAGGAGTTCGAAAGGGCCTGGGAGCTGGGCCGCAGgggggtccccctgccccaggaccccgACTGGAAAGCCCTGTTCCAGCGCAAGCCCTTTGAGAGGAACCTTCTGCAGAGCCCCAACCCCGAAG GAGTGAACATTTCGGAGCCAGCTCCCCGCTTGCCTCCCAGGAGCCCCCAGGGACAGCTGGAGTCCTTGG GTAATTTCAGCGGCTGGACCATCAGCACTGAAGAGGTCCCTCCTCAGGCAGACAAGAAACCCGGCTCTAAGGCTCAGCGCTTCCG CTGGTGCATCAAAGAGCAGCAGGTCGACCTGCTGGCGGAGGGGCTCTGGGAGGAACTCCTGGACTCCTACCAGCCAAACATCACCGTCATGGACTG GTACGAGGACAGCCAGCTGGCTGAGGTCGTGTACCAGCTGCACGtcaagctgctggctgctgatGGGCAGACGGCCCTGGGGGAATTCCACCACCAGGGCCCCGAGGCTGCCGCGGTCCCGGAGAAGAAGAACTGGTGGCAT GTTTCCCACGTTTTCCACGGCTATGGCCCAGGCGTGCGGTACGTCCACTTCCAGCACCGGACCCTGGATGCGGAGACCCCGGGTGGGTTCCGCTGCACCAGAGCGACCGACAGCAGCGTCTCCGTGCAGCTGCGGGACTGA
- the SYCN gene encoding LOW QUALITY PROTEIN: syncollin (The sequence of the model RefSeq protein was modified relative to this genomic sequence to represent the inferred CDS: inserted 1 base in 1 codon) — protein MRLLSADQASFEVLCPLLGATFQERLGEIGEGPEKSNKTDERLITPAAGVLGHHPPGSSIKATGCRGFPSRTRTMDITQSLFLLPLLLASAXGPVPAELTNLNGSKICAQLYTNSSPYYNQCCGGKVLLVHPEDDVPFMPLAWNNKISSLVVATRCQLSVWSIQGKEGNTRTFKTGVVYRLQEVKKGLFGNWDNSISSFYCTCS, from the exons ATGAGGCTCCTCAGCGCTGATCAGGCCTCatttgaagtattgtgtccacttctcggagccacatttcaagaaagacttggagaaattggagaaggtccagagaagagcaacaagactgaTGAAAG ACTTATCACCCCTGCTGCCGGCGTCCTTGGACACCATCCCCCAGGGAGCTCCATAAAGGCGACAGGCTGCAGAGGCTTCCCCAGCAGAACCAGGACGATGGACATCACTCAGAGCCTATTCCTCCTTCCCCTACTCCTGGCCTCAG CGGGCCCGGTGCCGGCGGAGCTGACCAATCTGAACGGGAGCAAGATCTGTGCCCAGCTGTACACCAATAGCAGCCCCTACTACAACCAGTGCTGTGGGGGCAAGGTGCTGCTGGTGCACCCTGAGGACGACGTACCCTTCATGCCGCTTGCCTGGAATAACAAGATCTCCTCCCTGGTGGTGGCGACGCGCTGCCAGCTCAGTGTCTGGTCCATACAGGGCAAGGAAGGCAATACTCGCACGTTCAAGACCGGGGTGGTCTATCGGCTGCAGGAGGTCAAGAAGGGGCTCTTTGGGAACTGGGACAACTCCATCTCCAGCTTTTACTGCACGTGTTCCTGA